The genomic DNA GCTTGAGCTGCTCGACGCGGGCCAGCAGCTCGCCCTCGCCGACCGGCCGGATCTGGCGCCCCTCCAGAAGCAGGCTGCCCTGCTTGGTCCAGAACGTCGGCTTGGCCTGGACCACCACGCGCTGGCCGCTGCGCAGGGGCACCGGCATGGCGTCGAGGGCGTACGCCGAGATCGTCACCCGCAACGACAGCTCCACGTCGGGGTCGCGCAGGGTCAGGAAGCACAGCGATCCCGAGCGCCGGGACAGCTCGACGACCTGGCCCTCGACCCAGAGCTGCGACATGCGCTCGACGTACTCGGCGATCTTCATCGACAGCATCCGCACCGGCCACGGCCGCTCGGCGGTGGTCTCGGCGGCCTTGCCGGGCAGGTCACCCGGCGCCTTGCCGGGCACGGTGCCGGGCGGGACCTCGGGAGGGCCGGCGGCGGGGGGCACGCGCCCAGGGTACGGCGCGGCGCCTTTCGTACGATGGACGCGTGACCGAAACCAAGCGTGTCCTGCTCGCCGCCCCCCGCGGCTACTGCGCCGGCGTCGACCGGGCGGTGGTCACGGTCGAGAAGGCGCTGGAGCTGTATGGGCCACCGGTCTACGTGCGCAAGGAGATCGTGCACAACAAGCACGTGGTCGACACGCTGGCCGGGCGCGGCGCGGTGTTCGTCGACGAGACCGCGCAGGTGCCGGAGGGGGCGACGGTGGTCTTCTCCGCGCACGGCGTGGCGCCCACCGTCCACGAGGAGTCGGCCGCGCGCTCGCTGAAGACGATCGACGCCACGTGCCCGCTGGTCACCAAGGTGCACCGCGAGGCGCGCCGGTTCGCCGAGACGGACTACGACATCCTCCTCATCGGCCACGAGGGCCACGAGGAGGTCGTCGGCACCTCCGGCGAGGCGCCGGAGCACATCACGATCGTCAACGGACCGGACGACGTCGCGAACGTGCGCGTCCGGGACGAGACCAAGGTGGTCTGGTTGTCCCAGACGACGCTGTCGGTCGACGAGACGATGGAGACCGTACGCCGGCTGCGGGAGCGGTTCCCCCAGCTCATCGACCCGCCGAGCGACGACATCTGCTACGCCACCCAGAACCGCCAGCTCGCGGTGAAGAAGATGGCCCGGGACTGCGACCTGATGATCGTCGTGGGCTCGCGCAACTCCTCCAATTCCGTG from Austwickia sp. includes the following:
- a CDS encoding 4-hydroxy-3-methylbut-2-enyl diphosphate reductase, whose translation is MTETKRVLLAAPRGYCAGVDRAVVTVEKALELYGPPVYVRKEIVHNKHVVDTLAGRGAVFVDETAQVPEGATVVFSAHGVAPTVHEESAARSLKTIDATCPLVTKVHREARRFAETDYDILLIGHEGHEEVVGTSGEAPEHITIVNGPDDVANVRVRDETKVVWLSQTTLSVDETMETVRRLRERFPQLIDPPSDDICYATQNRQLAVKKMARDCDLMIVVGSRNSSNSVRLVEVALEHGARAGHLVDYAAELQDSWFEGVATIGVTSGASVPEILVRDVLASLAERGYDAVQQVTAAEESLLFALPNELRRDLKARGASEEITPTDIGGHLH